The following are encoded in a window of Blattabacterium cuenoti genomic DNA:
- a CDS encoding Glu/Leu/Phe/Val family dehydrogenase, translating to MSKKNKSKADASSFFSCIEKNFDKAARYLSIKKGLLEQIKSCNAVYRIHFPVKIGKEIQVIEAYRVQHSHHKLPCKGGIRYSTKVNQDEVMTLAALMTYKCAIVDVPFGGSKGGIKIDPQIISVENIEKITRRYTSELIKKNFIGPGIDVPAPDYGTGEREMSWIFDTFLSLSPGEVDALACVTGKPVSQGGVRGRKEATGLGVFYGIRELCKMKEEMLSVGLDVGLNGKKVIVQGLGNVGYHAATFFHEAGAIIVALAEREGAIYNQEGLNVSNVILHLKKTGSILNFPESKNIEDTEKALELECDILIPAALENVIHKHNANRIKAKIIGEAANGPLTPEADEILEKKGVLIVPDIYLNAGGVTVSYFEWLKNLSHVRYGRMEKRFSENMNTELLQVVETCCRKKIPIEEKKMILRGPREIDLVRSGLEDTMINGFHKIRDLKKSLKIENLRTAAFVFAINKIIDSYEKLGIFP from the coding sequence ATGTCAAAAAAAAACAAAAGTAAAGCTGATGCGTCTAGTTTTTTTAGTTGTATAGAAAAAAATTTTGATAAAGCTGCACGGTACCTTTCTATTAAAAAAGGTCTTTTAGAGCAAATTAAATCTTGTAATGCTGTGTATCGCATACATTTTCCTGTAAAAATAGGAAAAGAAATTCAAGTGATTGAAGCATACAGAGTTCAACACTCCCATCATAAACTCCCCTGCAAAGGGGGCATTAGATATAGCACAAAAGTAAACCAAGATGAAGTGATGACTTTAGCTGCATTGATGACGTATAAATGTGCTATAGTCGATGTTCCTTTTGGTGGATCTAAAGGGGGAATTAAAATTGATCCACAAATTATTTCTGTAGAAAATATAGAAAAGATAACCCGTCGTTACACTTCTGAATTAATAAAAAAAAATTTTATAGGTCCAGGGATAGATGTTCCAGCTCCTGATTATGGAACCGGAGAAAGAGAAATGAGTTGGATTTTTGACACATTTTTATCTCTTAGTCCTGGAGAAGTAGATGCTCTAGCCTGTGTTACAGGAAAACCTGTTTCTCAAGGTGGTGTGAGAGGAAGAAAAGAAGCAACAGGATTAGGAGTATTTTATGGAATTAGAGAATTATGTAAGATGAAAGAAGAGATGTTATCTGTAGGTCTTGATGTAGGATTAAACGGAAAAAAAGTCATTGTACAAGGTCTAGGAAATGTAGGTTATCATGCAGCTACATTTTTTCATGAAGCAGGAGCTATTATTGTAGCTTTAGCAGAAAGGGAAGGGGCTATTTACAATCAAGAAGGTTTGAATGTCTCAAATGTGATTCTTCACTTGAAAAAAACCGGATCTATATTGAATTTTCCAGAATCAAAAAATATAGAGGATACAGAAAAAGCTTTAGAATTAGAATGTGATATTCTTATTCCAGCTGCGTTAGAAAATGTGATTCATAAACATAATGCTAATCGGATTAAGGCAAAAATTATTGGAGAAGCCGCCAATGGACCTTTGACCCCTGAAGCTGATGAGATATTAGAGAAAAAGGGAGTTCTTATAGTTCCAGATATTTATTTGAATGCTGGAGGAGTCACCGTTTCTTACTTTGAATGGTTAAAAAATTTAAGTCATGTTCGTTATGGACGTATGGAAAAACGTTTTAGTGAAAATATGAATACAGAATTGCTACAAGTTGTAGAAACTTGTTGTAGAAAAAAAATTCCAATAGAAGAAAAAAAAATGATTTTAAGAGGACCAAGGGAAATAGATCTCGTACGTAGTGGACTAGAAGATACAATGATCAATGGATTTCATAAAATTCGTGATCTAAAAAAATCCTTAAAAATAGAAAACCTTCGTACTGCTGCATTTGTTTTTGCTATAAACAAAATCATAGATTCTTATGAAAAATTAGGTATTTTTCCATAA
- the pyrH gene encoding UMP kinase → MKYKRSLLKLSGEALMGNHEFGLHSTRLQQYAEEVKKVVEMGGQVAIVIGGGNIFRGFSRIKENTIDRIGGDYMGMLATVINGIAFQAYLKNVGICTSIQTAIKMDQIAEPFAKDKAIHHLEKGKVVIFVAGLGNPYFTTDTAAVLRAIEIKADVLLKGTRVDGIYTKDPEKDKYAKKLKKISFDMAYQMGIKVMDQTAFILGNENNLPIIIFDINRKENFKKVISGEEIGTLVSNEL, encoded by the coding sequence ATGAAGTACAAAAGATCTTTGTTGAAATTAAGCGGAGAAGCTCTTATGGGAAATCACGAATTCGGACTTCATTCTACTCGTCTTCAACAATACGCTGAAGAAGTAAAAAAAGTAGTAGAAATGGGAGGCCAGGTAGCTATCGTGATTGGTGGAGGAAATATATTTAGAGGATTTTCTAGAATAAAGGAAAATACGATAGATCGTATAGGAGGGGATTATATGGGAATGTTAGCTACTGTTATCAACGGAATAGCTTTCCAAGCTTACTTAAAAAATGTCGGAATCTGTACTTCTATACAAACAGCTATTAAAATGGATCAAATAGCAGAACCATTTGCCAAAGATAAGGCGATTCATCATCTTGAAAAAGGAAAAGTGGTGATATTCGTAGCCGGGTTAGGAAATCCATATTTTACCACAGATACAGCTGCCGTTTTACGTGCTATAGAAATTAAAGCCGATGTTTTATTAAAAGGGACCAGAGTGGATGGAATTTATACAAAAGATCCAGAAAAAGATAAATATGCTAAAAAACTTAAAAAAATATCCTTTGATATGGCTTACCAAATGGGAATCAAGGTAATGGATCAAACAGCCTTTATTTTAGGAAATGAAAATAATTTACCTATTATTATTTTTGATATAAATAGGAAAGAAAATTTTAAAAAAGTAATTTCAGGAGAAGAGATAGGAACTCTGGTTTCTAACGAATTATAA
- a CDS encoding ribosome-recycling factor produces MDELNEIFFSCKKDMEKILKKLQEEIHRIRLGSKSVVSLLEKIKIKCYASFFPLIEVATITIVDNMNITIHPWDRAIISYIDKAIIDENLGFMPTNKGEYIHIRLPILTEEGRNNLMKKIKTKTEKAKIFVRTTRKKYNQSIKRLKISEDLSKTGESHIQKITKDSIQKIDVLFFSKEKEILSI; encoded by the coding sequence ATGGATGAATTAAATGAAATTTTTTTTTCTTGCAAAAAAGATATGGAGAAAATTTTGAAAAAACTTCAAGAAGAAATTCATCGTATTCGATTGGGAAGCAAATCCGTTGTTTCCCTTTTAGAAAAAATAAAAATAAAGTGTTATGCTTCTTTTTTTCCTTTAATTGAAGTGGCCACAATTACCATTGTAGATAATATGAATATTACGATTCATCCTTGGGATCGTGCTATTATCTCCTATATAGACAAAGCAATTATAGATGAAAATCTTGGTTTTATGCCAACCAATAAAGGAGAATACATTCACATTCGTCTTCCTATTCTTACGGAAGAAGGAAGAAATAATTTAATGAAAAAAATTAAAACAAAAACAGAAAAAGCAAAAATATTTGTGAGAACAACACGAAAAAAGTATAACCAATCTATAAAAAGATTAAAAATCTCTGAAGATTTATCTAAAACAGGAGAAAGTCATATACAAAAAATTACTAAGGACTCTATTCAAAAAATAGATGTTCTTTTTTTTTCAAAAGAAAAAGAAATCTTAAGTATATAA
- the asnS gene encoding asparagine--tRNA ligase, translating into MIEKYSIKELLEKGKKFLNKKVLVEGWIRSFRNSIFITLNDGSTIKSLQIILSKNLEREFLKKITIGSSIKVIGIIIESLGKKQPIELKSLDTRIYGKVDSKSFQKTILQPKQHSLETLRKQAHLRFRTNIFSSITRIRHHVAFSIHKYFHEHGFFYIHTPIITTSNAEGAGQMFQVTTMDLKNIPHIRENVDYTKDFFQCKTYLSVSGQLEAETASLALGKVYTFGPAFRAENSNTSRHLSEFWMIEPEMAFYHLEENMNRAEDFLKFVIRYTMENCIEDLSFLKDHIKKWNKKQESTTLLERLELILKSPFQRISYTEAINILKKSLHKKMVKFFHPVIWGMDLQSEHEQYLVKKCFQCPVIIFDYPSCIKAFYMRINNDGKTVRAMDILFPEIGEIIGGSQREERYEILLKRIKDKNIDDRKLWWYLDTRRFGSVPHSGFGLGFDRLVQFITGMKNIRDVIPFPRTPHNAEF; encoded by the coding sequence ATGATTGAAAAATATTCAATTAAAGAATTATTGGAAAAAGGAAAAAAATTTTTAAATAAAAAAGTTTTAGTTGAGGGATGGATTCGGTCTTTTAGAAATTCCATTTTCATCACATTAAATGATGGATCTACAATAAAAAGTCTTCAAATTATTTTATCTAAAAATTTAGAAAGGGAGTTTTTGAAAAAAATTACCATTGGGAGTTCAATTAAAGTTATCGGGATAATCATAGAAAGTTTAGGGAAAAAGCAACCCATAGAATTAAAATCTTTGGATACAAGAATCTATGGAAAAGTAGACTCAAAAAGTTTTCAAAAAACTATTTTACAACCTAAACAACATAGTTTAGAAACCTTACGAAAACAAGCACATCTACGTTTTCGTACAAATATTTTTAGTAGTATTACGCGTATACGTCATCATGTAGCTTTTTCTATACATAAATATTTTCATGAACATGGTTTTTTTTACATCCATACTCCCATTATTACCACTTCAAATGCTGAAGGAGCTGGACAAATGTTTCAGGTAACAACTATGGATTTAAAAAATATTCCACATATAAGAGAAAATGTAGATTATACAAAAGATTTTTTTCAGTGTAAAACCTATTTAAGTGTATCTGGACAATTAGAAGCAGAAACCGCTTCTTTAGCTTTAGGAAAAGTATATACATTTGGACCTGCTTTTCGTGCAGAAAATTCCAATACTTCACGACATTTATCTGAATTTTGGATGATAGAACCAGAAATGGCTTTTTATCATTTAGAAGAAAATATGAATAGAGCTGAAGATTTTTTAAAATTCGTTATACGATATACCATGGAAAATTGCATAGAAGATCTATCCTTTTTAAAGGACCATATAAAAAAATGGAATAAAAAACAGGAATCTACAACACTTTTAGAAAGATTAGAGCTTATACTAAAATCTCCGTTTCAAAGAATTAGTTATACGGAAGCAATCAATATTTTGAAAAAAAGCCTCCATAAAAAAATGGTGAAATTTTTTCATCCGGTTATTTGGGGAATGGATTTACAATCAGAACATGAACAATATCTAGTAAAAAAATGTTTTCAATGTCCTGTAATTATTTTTGATTATCCTTCTTGTATTAAAGCCTTTTATATGCGTATAAATAATGATGGAAAAACGGTTAGAGCTATGGATATTTTATTTCCAGAAATAGGAGAAATCATTGGAGGGTCTCAACGGGAAGAACGTTATGAGATTTTATTAAAGCGTATCAAGGATAAAAACATAGATGATAGGAAACTTTGGTGGTATTTAGATACACGTCGTTTTGGTTCTGTTCCTCATAGTGGATTTGGCCTAGGATTTGATCGTTTAGTTCAATTCATTACAGGGATGAAAAATATTCGAGATGTTATTCCTTTTCCAAGAACTCCACATAATGCAGAATTCTAA
- the rpoN gene encoding RNA polymerase factor sigma-54, with amino-acid sequence MLKQKFLQKGQQKLSPQQIKLMKLVQLSTLDFEQRVKQELEENPALEEIEEETSSIIEEADDNNTSVIDFDLPEQEDKSIDLSEINIDEYLSDDEILDFKSNNQNNHSEKKYIPIVSGISFQEYLKSQLHTFRLNQEDLLIADFILGNIDEDGYIRRKIPSIVDDILLILGIPVTAEKVEKLLVNYIQKLEPIGIGARNLQECLFIQLENKKKSQNVNLAKRIIRNNFESFIKKHYQKLQNKLETTKSDLRKAIYQIEKLNPKPGKIYSGNPRNLDHLIPDFTICISDGKLELSLNHRNTPEIKVSSLYLDMLKSYKSSKERNMKKNENTILFLKQKIDSAKWFVDAIKQRQNTLMLTMNAIMDYQKEYFFTGDPYKIKPMILKNISQKIGVGISTVSRVANSKYVNTPYGTFLIKSFFSEKMINEEGMEISSIEIKKLLGESIAKENKKRPLTDEKLSKILKKKGYLVARRTVAKYRDQMQIPVARMRKIL; translated from the coding sequence ATGTTAAAACAAAAATTTTTACAAAAAGGACAACAAAAACTTTCTCCACAGCAAATAAAACTAATGAAATTAGTGCAATTATCTACTTTGGATTTTGAACAAAGAGTGAAACAAGAATTGGAAGAAAACCCAGCATTAGAAGAAATAGAAGAAGAGACCTCTTCTATTATAGAAGAGGCAGATGATAATAATACATCTGTCATTGATTTTGATCTTCCAGAACAAGAAGATAAATCCATAGATCTTTCGGAAATAAATATAGATGAATATTTAAGTGATGATGAAATTCTAGATTTCAAAAGCAATAACCAAAATAATCACAGTGAAAAAAAATATATCCCCATAGTTTCTGGAATTTCTTTTCAAGAATATTTAAAAAGTCAATTACATACTTTTCGTTTAAATCAAGAAGATTTGTTAATCGCAGATTTTATATTAGGAAATATAGACGAAGATGGCTACATAAGAAGAAAAATTCCATCCATCGTAGATGATATTCTTTTGATACTTGGTATTCCAGTAACTGCAGAAAAGGTGGAAAAACTACTTGTAAACTATATACAAAAACTAGAACCTATAGGAATAGGAGCTAGGAATTTACAAGAATGTCTTTTTATACAATTAGAAAATAAAAAAAAATCACAAAATGTAAATTTAGCCAAAAGGATAATAAGAAACAATTTCGAATCTTTTATAAAAAAACATTATCAAAAACTGCAAAATAAATTAGAAACCACAAAGAGTGATTTACGAAAAGCTATCTATCAAATAGAAAAATTAAATCCAAAACCAGGAAAAATTTACTCTGGAAATCCTAGAAATTTAGATCATCTCATTCCAGATTTTACTATTTGTATTTCAGATGGAAAATTAGAATTATCTTTAAATCATAGAAATACTCCAGAAATAAAAGTATCCTCCTTATATTTAGATATGTTAAAATCTTATAAAAGTTCAAAAGAAAGGAACATGAAAAAAAATGAAAATACTATTTTGTTTTTAAAACAAAAAATAGATTCAGCAAAATGGTTTGTAGACGCTATAAAACAGCGTCAAAATACATTAATGTTAACAATGAATGCCATTATGGATTATCAAAAAGAATACTTTTTCACTGGAGATCCATATAAAATAAAACCGATGATTTTAAAAAATATATCTCAAAAAATAGGTGTAGGAATATCCACTGTATCTCGTGTTGCCAATAGTAAATATGTCAATACTCCATATGGAACTTTTTTGATAAAAAGTTTTTTTTCTGAAAAAATGATCAACGAAGAAGGGATGGAAATTTCTTCTATTGAAATAAAAAAGTTGTTGGGAGAATCTATTGCTAAAGAAAATAAAAAAAGACCACTAACTGACGAAAAATTATCGAAAATTCTCAAAAAAAAAGGTTATTTGGTGGCAAGACGTACTGTAGCTAAATATAGAGACCAAATGCAAATTCCAGTTGCAAGAATGAGAAAAATCCTTTGA
- a CDS encoding aldehyde dehydrogenase family protein: MRFHTINPVDNNILNTYSFIEDKNIMDKLFLSQKAYEKWKNISYSSRIGYIMKLSSSMQDLIDIIAYLITQEMGKPITQSRLEVKKCIKLCKYYSSLEETIFFQDISTEYEKSSIRFESIGSILGIMPWNYPIWQTIRYAIPNMLLGNVIVLKPATNTAGCSLLLEKIFIESGFPRGVFQVFLMDIPKIKSVIAHPIIQGVSFTGSHLAGSHIGYLSGKYIKKSVLELGGNDAFVVMRDVDDLKKTAKLATESRLNNTGQTCISAKRFIVDNFIVDDFIDLVIQEMKQYQRGDVHDESTKIGYISRVDLSEKLYQQYKDIISNRGKICLQTTRDENFFSPCLLKMEDKNFSSNQEEIFGPIGIVYTFSNEEEIPSMVNATCYGLGASIWTKDLKKAEFLSKKINTGMVFVNEIVKSDPRFPFGGIKKSGYGRELSVLSLKEFSNCKTIIINK; encoded by the coding sequence ATGAGGTTTCATACTATTAATCCTGTTGATAATAATATACTAAATACTTATTCTTTTATAGAGGATAAGAATATTATGGATAAGCTCTTCCTATCTCAAAAAGCTTATGAAAAATGGAAAAATATATCCTATTCTTCTAGGATAGGATATATCATGAAATTATCTTCTTCCATGCAAGATCTCATAGACATTATAGCCTATTTAATAACTCAAGAAATGGGAAAACCTATAACTCAATCACGTTTGGAAGTCAAAAAGTGTATCAAATTATGCAAGTATTATTCTAGTTTAGAAGAAACTATTTTTTTTCAAGATATATCTACTGAATATGAAAAATCTTCTATTCGATTTGAATCTATAGGATCTATATTAGGAATTATGCCTTGGAATTATCCTATTTGGCAAACTATAAGATATGCCATTCCTAATATGTTATTAGGAAATGTAATAGTACTGAAACCTGCTACTAATACGGCTGGATGTTCTCTTCTTTTAGAAAAAATATTTATTGAATCTGGTTTTCCAAGAGGAGTTTTTCAAGTTTTTTTAATGGATATACCTAAAATAAAATCTGTTATAGCTCATCCAATTATACAAGGTGTTTCTTTTACAGGAAGTCATTTAGCTGGAAGTCATATAGGATATTTATCTGGAAAATATATTAAAAAATCTGTTTTAGAATTAGGCGGAAATGATGCTTTTGTAGTTATGAGAGATGTAGATGATCTAAAAAAAACGGCTAAATTAGCTACGGAATCTAGATTGAATAATACAGGACAAACATGTATCTCCGCTAAAAGGTTTATAGTAGATAATTTTATTGTAGATGATTTTATAGATCTAGTTATTCAAGAAATGAAACAGTATCAGAGGGGAGATGTACATGATGAATCTACTAAAATAGGATATATTTCTCGTGTAGACTTATCTGAAAAATTATATCAACAATATAAAGATATTATTTCCAATAGAGGAAAAATCTGTTTACAGACTACAAGAGATGAAAATTTTTTTTCTCCTTGTTTATTGAAAATGGAAGATAAGAATTTTTCTTCCAATCAAGAAGAAATATTTGGACCAATAGGAATCGTTTATACTTTTTCTAATGAGGAAGAAATTCCTTCTATGGTCAATGCAACCTGTTATGGTCTAGGAGCTTCTATTTGGACTAAAGACTTAAAAAAAGCGGAATTTTTATCCAAGAAAATAAATACAGGGATGGTTTTTGTGAATGAAATCGTAAAATCTGATCCTCGTTTTCCTTTTGGAGGAATAAAAAAATCTGGATACGGAAGAGAATTATCTGTTCTATCTCTCAAAGAGTTTTCTAATTGTAAAACTATTATTATCAATAAATGA
- a CDS encoding SufE family protein, which yields MTLQDKEERIKKEFSFLKNWEEKYEYLIDLGKKLPKKSDKFRSEDKLIHGCQSKVWLDSKLKGKLVFFDADSDALLPKGMAALMIFVYSGHSPFEIISSKENFISEIGFQTFLSPIRANGILLFLKKIKFYAIAFNVKLSVSLNGKIL from the coding sequence ATGACGTTACAGGATAAAGAAGAAAGAATCAAAAAAGAATTTTCTTTTCTTAAAAATTGGGAAGAAAAATATGAATATCTTATAGATTTAGGAAAAAAATTACCAAAAAAATCTGATAAATTTAGATCTGAAGATAAATTGATTCATGGATGCCAATCTAAAGTTTGGTTAGATTCTAAATTAAAAGGAAAACTGGTTTTTTTTGATGCAGATAGTGACGCCTTATTACCTAAAGGAATGGCAGCTCTTATGATTTTTGTTTATTCTGGACATTCTCCTTTTGAAATTATTTCTTCGAAGGAAAATTTTATTTCTGAAATAGGATTTCAAACATTTTTATCTCCGATTCGAGCTAATGGGATACTCTTATTTTTAAAAAAAATCAAGTTTTATGCCATTGCTTTTAATGTCAAATTATCTGTTAGCTTGAATGGTAAAATTTTGTAA
- the metE gene encoding 5-methyltetrahydropteroyltriglutamate--homocysteine S-methyltransferase: MLKHNLGYPRIGIRRELKRACEAYWNQKITQKELFHIGKKIREKNWKTQEKSGLDLIPCNDFSFYDHILDMSLLLGVIPESYSSIPIIHDDLDLYFSMARGFQKNGWDIKAMEMTKWFNTNYHYIVPEFQKDQKFHVFSKKVFEEFKEARQFLVNGIPKPVLMGPVSFLFLGKEKNKSFHRMDLIENILPAYIKIIQKLIAQGAIWIQIDEPVLALDLTKKEIEAFQYAYKKISNMFSGINILLTSYFDGISENLFLLREISIKALHIDLIENPEQLEDILNFLRDKEMMLSLGLIDGRNIWKNNYMNSIKHIEKSIKILGEKRVMISPNCSLLHVPLDIEYERSIHPDIKNRMSFAKQKIYELSDLENIIKGNQKILLKNLDSLEKAKDSSVIHNKEVKKRILQVKKEEIKRKNSFKIRQKKQHKKFRFPLFPTTTIGSFPQTKEIRTLRNKFRKDELSQEEYERRIEEFIIDLIRKQEEINLDVLVHGEFERNDMVEFFSEKLKGFLSTENGWVQSYGSRCVKPPVIYGDVSRSHDMTVKWICFAQSKTNKLMKGMLTGPVTILQWSFVRDDQPLYTTAYQIAWAIRDEVESLEKSGIQIIQIDEPALREGLPLKKKDWKGYFDWSIKAFRISSSGVKDETQIHTHMCYSEFNDILEHIADLDADVITMETSRSKMELLQAFSEFSYPNEIGPGVYDIHSPRIPTVEEIFNLIQKASNKLPIRNIWINPDCGLKTRKWEEVLPSLKNMTEAAKKAREKIR, translated from the coding sequence ATGCTGAAACATAATTTAGGTTATCCTCGCATAGGAATACGAAGGGAATTAAAAAGAGCTTGTGAAGCTTACTGGAATCAGAAAATTACTCAGAAGGAATTATTCCACATTGGTAAAAAAATACGGGAAAAAAATTGGAAAACACAAGAAAAATCTGGTTTAGATTTGATTCCGTGTAATGATTTTAGTTTTTATGATCACATATTGGATATGTCTCTATTATTAGGGGTAATCCCAGAATCCTATTCTTCAATTCCCATTATACATGATGATCTTGATCTTTATTTTTCTATGGCTAGAGGATTTCAAAAAAATGGATGGGATATCAAGGCTATGGAAATGACTAAATGGTTTAATACGAATTATCATTATATAGTTCCAGAATTTCAAAAAGATCAAAAATTTCATGTTTTCTCTAAAAAAGTATTCGAAGAGTTTAAAGAAGCTAGACAATTTTTAGTCAATGGAATTCCAAAACCGGTTTTGATGGGTCCTGTTTCTTTTCTTTTTTTGGGAAAAGAGAAGAATAAATCTTTTCATAGAATGGATTTAATAGAGAACATTCTTCCTGCTTACATCAAAATCATACAAAAATTGATAGCTCAAGGAGCTATTTGGATTCAAATAGATGAACCTGTTTTAGCTTTAGATTTAACTAAAAAAGAAATAGAGGCATTTCAATATGCATACAAAAAAATATCCAATATGTTTTCCGGAATTAATATTTTATTAACATCTTATTTCGATGGAATTTCTGAAAATCTATTTCTTCTTAGGGAAATTTCTATAAAAGCTTTACATATTGATTTGATAGAAAATCCAGAACAATTGGAAGATATCTTAAATTTCTTAAGAGACAAAGAGATGATGTTATCTTTAGGATTAATCGATGGAAGAAATATTTGGAAGAATAATTATATGAATTCCATTAAACACATAGAAAAATCCATCAAAATTTTAGGAGAAAAAAGAGTAATGATTTCGCCTAATTGTTCTCTTTTACATGTTCCTTTAGATATAGAATATGAGAGATCTATTCATCCAGATATAAAAAACAGAATGTCTTTTGCCAAACAAAAAATTTATGAATTAAGTGATTTAGAAAATATCATAAAGGGAAATCAGAAGATTTTATTGAAAAATTTGGATTCTTTGGAAAAAGCAAAAGATTCTTCAGTTATTCACAATAAAGAGGTAAAAAAAAGAATTTTACAAGTAAAAAAAGAGGAGATAAAAAGGAAAAATTCTTTTAAAATACGTCAGAAAAAACAACATAAGAAATTTCGTTTTCCTTTGTTTCCTACTACTACGATTGGCTCTTTTCCTCAAACAAAAGAAATTCGTACTTTAAGGAATAAATTTCGGAAAGATGAATTAAGTCAAGAAGAATATGAGAGAAGAATTGAAGAATTTATTATAGATCTTATTCGAAAACAAGAAGAAATAAATCTAGATGTTTTGGTGCATGGAGAGTTTGAGAGAAATGATATGGTAGAATTTTTTTCAGAAAAATTAAAAGGATTTCTTTCTACTGAAAATGGATGGGTTCAGAGTTATGGAAGTCGTTGTGTGAAACCTCCTGTGATTTATGGAGATGTAAGCAGATCTCATGATATGACAGTTAAATGGATCTGTTTTGCACAGTCGAAAACGAATAAGTTAATGAAAGGAATGTTAACCGGACCTGTGACTATCTTACAATGGTCTTTTGTCAGAGATGATCAACCCCTTTATACTACTGCTTATCAGATTGCTTGGGCTATTAGAGATGAAGTAGAATCTTTAGAAAAATCTGGAATTCAAATCATTCAAATAGATGAACCAGCTCTGAGAGAAGGACTTCCCTTAAAAAAAAAGGATTGGAAAGGATATTTTGATTGGTCTATTAAAGCTTTTCGTATTTCTTCAAGCGGAGTAAAAGATGAAACACAAATTCACACACATATGTGTTATAGTGAATTTAATGATATATTAGAACATATAGCAGATTTGGATGCAGATGTCATTACTATGGAAACTTCCAGGTCTAAAATGGAATTGCTACAGGCCTTTTCAGAATTTTCTTATCCTAATGAAATTGGACCAGGAGTATATGACATTCATTCTCCAAGAATTCCGACTGTGGAAGAAATATTTAATTTAATTCAAAAAGCTTCTAATAAATTACCAATCAGAAATATTTGGATTAATCCAGATTGTGGATTAAAAACTAGAAAATGGGAGGAAGTTCTTCCTTCACTTAAAAATATGACAGAAGCAGCAAAAAAGGCAAGAGAAAAAATTAGATAG